The following proteins are encoded in a genomic region of Coffea eugenioides isolate CCC68of chromosome 6, Ceug_1.0, whole genome shotgun sequence:
- the LOC113774667 gene encoding uncharacterized protein LOC113774667: MSFTFTLWKAMLQRLSPRWPLLLYAATWTTILTIIVAVASFSPELAFVSAVNPTSSFSQACRLQRQQDQRQVGPTTVRVPVDVPGELFCLPAHFFKRSKMDLLVPPVFAAVVVATSAYVVKALALWEMEDPRD; encoded by the coding sequence ATGAGTTTTACTTTCACATTGTGGAAGGCAATGCTGCAAAGGCTTTCTCCGCGGTGGCCTCTACTGCTCTATGCCGCAACGTGGACCACAATCCTGACCATAATAGTGGCGGTGGCGTCCTTCTCCCCTGAGTTGGCTTTTGTTTCTGCGGTAAATCCCACTTCTTCCTTCTCTCAGGCCTGTCGACTTCAACGACAACAAGATCAAAGGCAAGTAGGGCCTACGACGGTTAGAGTTCCGGTCGACGTTCCCGGGGAACTTTTCTGCCTGCCGGCTCATTTTTTCAAAAGGTCTAAAATGGACTTGCTGGTCCCCCCGGTTTTCGCAGCGGTAGTTGTAGCTACCTCCGCTTACGTAGTTAAGGCTTTGGCTTTATGGGAGATGGAAGATCCCCGAGACTAG
- the LOC113774666 gene encoding short-chain dehydrogenase TIC 32, chloroplastic, protein MFRLITGIPGPSGFGSASTAEQVTQGIDASNLTAIVTGGASGIGFETARVLALRKAHVVIAARNVEAANEARQNIVKENGTARVDVLKLDLCSIKSIKAFADDFYALGLPLNILINNAGVMFCPYQLSQDGIEMQFATNHLGHFYLTNLLLDKMKHTANSTGIEGRIVNLSSVAHVHTYRGGIRFDRINDKDSYSDKKAYGQSKLANILHANELSRRLQEEGANITVNSVHPGLIMTNLMRHSALLMRVLQAFTFILWKNVPQGAATTGYVALHPSLQGVTGKYFLDCNEFPPSKLARDKALAKRLWDFSDKLVNAAAQN, encoded by the exons ATGTTTAGATTAATAACGGGAATACCAGGGCCGAGTGGCTTCGGATCGGCTTCCACTGCTGAACAAGTTACGCAAGGGATTGATGCCTCCAACCTCACTGCTATCGTTACAG GCGGTGCAAGTGGGATAGGCTTTGAAACAGCAAGAGTGTTGGCCCTGAGGAAAGCCCATGTGGTTATTGCTGCAAGAAATGTTGAGGCTGCAAATGAGGCAAGGCAAAATATTGTGAAGGAAAATGGAACTGCTCGCGTCGATGTCCTAAAACTCGACCTTTGCTCGATCAAATCGATCAAGGCCTTTGCTGATGACTTCTATGCCCTTGGTCTTCCTCTCAACATCCTAAT AAACAATGCTGGTGTCATGTTCTGTCCCTACCAGCTTTCTCAAGATGGAATAGAGATGCAATTTGCAACTAATCACCTTG GTCATTTCTACTTGACGAACCTTCTCCTTGACAAAATGAAGCACACCGCAAATTCTACAGGCATCGAGGGTAGGATTGTGAATTTGTCATCCGTGGCTCATGTCCATACTTACCGTGGAGGAATCCGATTTGATCGCATCAACGACAAAGACAG TTACTCAGACAAAAAGGCCTACGGGCAATCCAAGCTAGCAAACATTTTACATGCCAATGAACTCTCTCGACGTCTGCAG GAAGAGGGAGCGAACATAACGGTCAATTCAGTGCATCCAGGATTGATAATGACTAACCTCATGAGACATTCTGCACTGCTAATGA GAGTTTTGCAGGCGTTCACTTTTATCTTGTGGAAGAATGTGCCTCAG GGGGCAGCCACAACAGGCTATGTTGCACTCCACCCGAGTTTGCAAGGTGTGACTGGAAAATACTTTCTTGATTGCAATGAGTTTCCACCGAGCAAGTTGGCAAGAGATAAAGCTTTAGCCAAGAGATTGTGGGACTTCAGCGACAAGTTGGTGAATGCAGCGGCTCAAAACTGA
- the LOC113775494 gene encoding UNC93-like protein 3, which produces MAMDEETPLVVDHVNLSTQKNPTIVNYKRDVHILSWAFLLIFLAYGAAQNLESTINTEGDLGTISLGILYLSFTFFSVIASVVVGNLGSKNTLILGTTGYWLFIAANLKPTWYTMVPASLYLGFTASIIWVAQGTYLTSTARGHALDNDLPEGTVIGKFNGEFWGMFASHQFVGNLITLALLRGGKGGSTTSTTSLFIVFLCIMTIGTILMCFLSNRSATEKEEEQDSSVSFCYSVVSLFKAVLALLLDIRILLVIPLIAYSGFQQSFVWAAFTKHVVQPTLGERGVGGVMAVYGVFDAVCSLAAGQLTSGLSTITVIVLSGAFIQTIAFLLLFVHYSMLHGVVGLLYPFLIAALLGVGDGVLNTQLSAFLGIIFKHNLEGAFAQLKFWQSLSIAILFFMSPHIALHIIVVIILVILCFSVAAFLFLILKVERAFSFRTAA; this is translated from the exons ATGGCCATGGATGAGGAGACACCACTGGTGGTTGATCATGTCAACTTATCAACTCAAAAGAACCCCACCATCGTCAATTACAAAAGAGATGTTCATATCCTCAGCTGGGCCTTCCTGTTGATCTTTTTGGCTTATGGAGCTGCTCAGAATTTGGAGAGCACCATTAATACT GAGGGAGATTTGGGGACCATTTCACTGGGGATATTGTACTTGTCATTTACATTCTTTTCGGTGATTGCTTCTGTGGTCGTTGGGAACCTTGGTTCCAAGAACACTCTGATTCTTGGTACCACTGGCTATTGGTTGTTCATAGCTGCCAATTTGAAGCCTACCTG GTATACTATGGTGCCAGCTTCATTGTACCTTGGATTTACTGCTTCAATAATATGGGTTGCACAG GGAACATACCTTACATCAACTGCACGCGGTCACGCATTGGATAATGACTTGCCTGAAGGAACTGTTATTGGTAAATTCAATGGCGAATTTTGGGGGATGTTTGCTAGCCATCAG TTTGTTGGGAATCTCATCACTCTTGCTTTGTTGAGAGGCGGAAAG GGAGGGAGTACCACTAGCACAACTTCACTGTTCATTGTATTTCTGTGTATCATGACCATAGGTACCATCCTTATGTGCTTCTTAAGTAACAGAAGTGCCACAGAGAAAGAGGAGGAACAAGACTCTTCGGTTAGTTTCTGTTATTCAGTGGTGTCCTTGTTTAAGGCTGTCCTGGCTCTTTTACTTGACATAAGAATTCTCTTAGTCATCCCTCTCATCGCGTACTCAGGCTTTCAACAATCATTTGTGTG GGCTGCATTCACAAAGCATGTGGTTCAACCTACATTGGGTGAGCGTGGTGTTGGTGGTGTGATGGCAGTCTATGGAGTCTTTGATGCAGTT TGTTCGCTTGCTGCTGGTCAACTTACATCTGGTCTTTCGACAATTACCGTAATAGTTCTTAGTGGGGCTTTCATTCAGACTATTGCATTCCTGTTGCTTTTTGTGCACTATAG CATGCTTCATGGAGTAGTTGGCCTTTTATATCCTTTCCTGATAGCTGCCTTGTTGGGTGTTGGTGATGGAGTTCTTAATACACAGCTCAGTGCATTTCTTGGGATTATTTTCAAGCATAATCTG GAAGGGGCATTTGCACAGCTTAAGTTCTGGCAGAGTCTATCAATTGCAATTCTGTTTTTCATGAGCCCCCACATTGCACTCCACATAATTGTAGTAATCATACTTGTCATACTCTGCTTCTCGGTGGCTGCGTTTCTCTTCCTTATACTCAAGGTAGAAAGAGCTTTTTCCTTCCGCACTGCTGCTTAA